The following nucleotide sequence is from Coffea eugenioides isolate CCC68of chromosome 3, Ceug_1.0, whole genome shotgun sequence.
GAGTTAAGTAGTAAATCTGAATGGGGATGCCAATGTGAGCTTGATGGGTCAATAGTACCAATTTCTTTCTGTCATGATGCTTTCACTGTAAACGTAGAAGAAAATGTTTCTTATTCTCTCTACAAAAAACATTAAGGTGCACAGTTCTTAATTTGGAGtctaatttttctaaatttaggTAGATTATCATTCCCATTCTCATAGCGACAGTCCTTTGCCAAGTGGCAGACGGTCTGCTGGACATTTGGAACTTTATTTGAAGGTTTTAACTCTATTCCAATCCCAGACACCCTCACACAAAGAATCACAGAATATAAAGCTTGTTTACTTTCTTAATTAGTGGTGAAAGAAAATTACTCTCCAACTGtttaagaattaaaaaaaaaaagtctaactGCAAGATTCTATTTTGATCAACCGTGGAATTAATTTCAGGAAAGCTAAGGACAAAAATCAATGGACAAGCAAAGGAACAGACAAGCTCAAATTAGAAACCTGTTTCAGTACTGCATTCATTTCTGAGATGAGTTTATAGTTGTACAATTTTGTACAAAGGTAATGTAAACAAAATTGAGGTGCATGGTATTTGAGAATCCATGCTGATTGTGACCTAGACTGGTGGTTGAGAATGTTGAGAAGGGAAACTCTGGTTTTCAGTAAAAGCCTGAACACAATTTCAAGCACCTCTGCTAATTCTTCAATGCTGGAGTCTACTGCCACAAGTTTTTTAAGTACATCCTTGTTTGACTTATTGTTGTTCAGGAGATGCAACTCAATTTCTATTTGCTCGATCGCAGCAATTTCAGAGTCTCCTCTGTGTGATGGTCTCTTGTGTTGCATCAACTTTGACATCAAGGACCAACCTCTAGGTTGTGACTTGTGACCCTGCCTTAGATCCAGAAAGGAAAGACAGAACAGACTCCAACACTGGGAGACTAACAATTTGGACTTCTTTGATCAGGCTAACCATGGCAGAATCTTTGTTTACCACTGCCAAGTTGCAGTTCTTCTCTGCTTTCTTCAACTCTCTGTAACATTTGCTGGTGATTTTATTCAAGTGCTTATTGGAAATCATATATGAGCTGACTTCACTGGCCCAGTCTCCACTTCTTTTCCACCGTAGAGATGACTCAAGTTCCTGCAGACTTTcctttatcagtaaatatatgTCTCTAACTGCTCCACAAATGTCCAACAACCTGAGATATCCATCCAAGACCTCTTCTTCCCATTTTCCAATTCTTTCATAGGACAGAGCTTGTTGACTTAAAGGGAGCTGAAGCACATCATCCAGACACTCGTACAAGTTCTTGAGGCCATCCAACTTTTGGCATGGCAATGAGTTTGAAGGTGAGGATGCAGCTACTGATGACTTCAATCTTCCCAGATTTTCCTCATCCGTCATGACTCACGACAAGAGGGTAAGTTGAAGGCGGCAAACTGATGGAACGAGAATGGCTGGAGAATTTTTTATTTGGAGCAGAGGTTGCCATATTTTTTCCGTATCCAGAATTTAGCAAATAGATGTTGAATGTTTAGTATTAGAAGCCTATTGAGATGTTGAAAACAGAATACCTTATCCACTTATATATATTGCTGGTAAAGAAAACGGAAGGAATCTCATCCTCTCTTTGTCTAGTTGTAATAGCTgattaaattttctgtttgtCCTCATTTTCTGTCTCATTGATGTCGGATCTCAGAAGATGCATCGAGTATTGAGATCCCAATTTGCAGTAGAA
It contains:
- the LOC113766237 gene encoding uncharacterized protein LOC113766237, whose product is MTDEENLGRLKSSVAASSPSNSLPCQKLDGLKNLYECLDDVLQLPLSQQALSYERIGKWEEEVLDGYLRLLDICGAVRDIYLLIKESLQELESSLRWKRSGDWASEVSSYMISNKHLNKITSKCYRELKKAEKNCNLAVVNKDSAMGHKSQPRGWSLMSKLMQHKRPSHRGDSEIAAIEQIEIELHLLNNNKSNKDVLKKLVAVDSSIEELAEVLEIVFRLLLKTRVSLLNILNHQSRSQSAWILKYHAPQFCLHYLCTKLYNYKLISEMNAVLKQVSNLSLSVPLLVH